One Aneurinibacillus migulanus genomic region harbors:
- a CDS encoding cation diffusion facilitator family transporter, translating into MEEQQYVNIKMGERGAWLSIIAYLILSVLKLVIGYFTGSKALMADGLNNTTDIMASIAVLIGLRFSRKPPDEDHPYGHWRAETIASLIASFIMMAVGLQVLYNAGQSIVDFRAETPDMLAAWTALGCAFVMYGVYRFNRDLAHKVNSQAVMAAAKDNLSDAWVSIGAAVGVFGAQLGLPWLDPLAAVVVGFMICRTAWEIFREASHNLTDGFDEQELEKLRGTIEEIPGVKSLNDIKARAHGNMVLVDVVIHVDPRLNVIESHRITEEIEEKMREEHGIMNVHVHVEPWKK; encoded by the coding sequence ATGGAAGAGCAACAATACGTTAATATAAAGATGGGAGAGCGCGGTGCTTGGCTCAGCATTATCGCGTATCTTATACTTTCCGTTTTGAAGCTTGTTATCGGATATTTTACCGGATCAAAAGCATTGATGGCAGACGGTTTGAATAACACCACCGATATTATGGCTTCGATTGCAGTGCTTATCGGTCTGCGATTTTCCCGTAAGCCGCCGGATGAAGATCATCCGTATGGTCACTGGCGTGCGGAAACGATCGCTTCATTAATTGCTTCGTTTATTATGATGGCGGTAGGTTTGCAGGTGCTCTATAATGCCGGGCAATCGATTGTTGATTTCCGTGCGGAAACGCCGGATATGCTGGCGGCGTGGACGGCGCTGGGATGTGCGTTCGTCATGTATGGAGTGTATCGATTTAACCGGGATTTGGCACATAAGGTTAACAGCCAGGCCGTTATGGCAGCGGCTAAAGATAACTTATCGGATGCCTGGGTTAGCATCGGTGCGGCGGTCGGGGTTTTCGGCGCACAGCTTGGTTTGCCCTGGCTGGATCCGTTGGCGGCAGTTGTGGTAGGATTTATGATTTGTCGTACAGCATGGGAAATCTTTCGTGAGGCTTCACACAACTTAACGGATGGTTTCGATGAGCAGGAGCTGGAAAAGCTGCGTGGAACGATCGAAGAAATCCCTGGAGTTAAGTCATTAAATGATATTAAAGCGCGTGCACATGGCAATATGGTGCTCGTCGATGTCGTTATTCATGTCGATCCCCGCCTAAATGTAATAGAAAGTCACCGGATTACGGAAGAGATTGAAGAGAAGA